The proteins below come from a single Zea mays cultivar B73 chromosome 8, Zm-B73-REFERENCE-NAM-5.0, whole genome shotgun sequence genomic window:
- the LOC100272876 gene encoding Rhomboid-like protein 14, mitochondrial yields MGSGMSRGRRRGFGAGASGGMLPLLALQVLIEYGRAGASRPPVTAALLAGNALIYLRPGALDGILPSVTRVSFNPRLIVENGDLVRFFLSPFYHLSESHLFYNMTSLLWKGIQLETSMGSVEFASMVAALLGLSQGIALLLSKGLLLLGDYTAYYDQYAVGFSGVLFAMKVVLNAWSEDFVYLHGMVIPAKYAAWAELILIQVFIPGTSFLGHLSGILAGLVYLWLKRALNGPDPLTLLVSSITKVVTWPVRFAQNLLWSAHPQGRFRGRGRVGRRQSARDTPRGLWRCPACTYDNSVSTDICEMCSTAREDHDFSLRQYHQAGGTGELTVDEIRRRRLQRFGR; encoded by the exons ATGGGGTCCGGCATGAGCCGCGGCCGGCGGCGCGGTTTCGGCGCAGGGGCGTCGGGAGGGATGCTCCCACTGCTGGCGCTTCAGGTTCTGATCGAGTACGGCCGCGCGGGCGCCTCTCGGCCGCCCGTGACGGCGGCGTTGCTCGCCGGCAACGCGCTCATCTATCTCCGTCCCGGGGCGCTCGACGGGATCCTGCCCTCTGTCACACGCGTCTCCTTCAATCCGCGGCTCATCGTCGAG AATGGCGACTTGGTGCGCTTCTTCTTGTCACCATTCTACCACTTGAGCGAAAGCCACCTGTTCTACAATATGACATCGCTCCTATGGAAGGGTATTCAGCTTGAAACATCCATGGGTAGTGTCGAGTTCGCTTCCATGGTTGCTGCATTGCTTGGGCTGTCACAGGGCATCGCGCTGCTCTTGTCCAAAGGCCTACTCTTGCTTGGTGATTATACTGCGTACTACGACCAATACGCGGTTGGGTTCTCTGGTGTTCTGTTTGCCATGAAGGTTGTGCTGAACGCCTGGTCAGAAGATTTTGTCTATCTGCATGGGATGGTCATTCCGGCGAAATACGCTGCCTGGGCTGAGTTGATCCTCATCCAGGTCTTCATTCCTGGCACATCTTTTCTTGGCCATCTCAGTGGAATACTTGCTGGATTGGTTTACCTTTGGCTGAAGCGGGCGTTGAATGGGCCAGATCCCCTCACTCTTCTGGTGTCAAGCATTACCAAAGTCGTGACCTGGCCAGTAAGATTTGCGCAGAATCTTCTATGGTCTGCCCATCCACAGGGACGCTTTAGAGGCCGGGGCAGGGTTGGGCGCCGGCAATCAGCAAGAGATACTCCTCGAGGTCTATGGAGATGCCCAGCCTGCACCTATGACAACTCAGTTTCCACAGATATCTGTGAGATGTGCAGCACTGCACGAGAGGACCATGATTTTTCGCTGAGGCAGTATCATCAGGCTGGAGGTACTGGAGAACTCACAGTTGATGAGATACGCCGAAGGAGGCTGCAAAGATTCGGTAGATGA
- the LOC103634649 gene encoding gamma carbonic anhydrase 1, mitochondrial-like, producing MAGLGKAMYAVGFWIRETGQALDRLGCRLQGKYFFHEQISRHRTIMNIFDKTPHVHRDAFVAPSASLIGDVQVGQGASIWYGCVLRGDANNIQIGSGTNIQDNSLVHVAKSNLSGKVFPTIIGNNVTIGHSAVLQGCTVEDEAFVGMGATLLDGVVVGKHGMVAAGSLVRQNTRIPCGEVWGGNPAKFLRKLTDDEIAFITESASNYSNLSKVHAAENAKPLEKIEFEKVLRKKFAHQDEEYDSSIGITRGSPPELTSPNPAQ from the exons ATGGCGGGTTTGGGAAAGGCGATGTACGCGGTGGGATTCTGGATCCGGGAGACCGGTCAGGCCCTCGATCGCCTCGGCTGCCGCCTGCAGGGCAAGTACTTCTTCCACGAGCAGA TTTCAAGGCATCGCACCATCATGAACATCTTTGACAAAACCCCACATGTTCATAGGGATGCATTTGTTGCTCCAAGTGCATCCCTTATTGGTGATGTTCAAGTCGGGCAAGGAGCTTCCATTTGGTATGGGTGCGTCTTAAGAG GGGACGCAAACAACATACAAATTGGATCTGGGACCAATATACAAGACAATTCTCTTGTGCATGTGGCTAAATCTAATCTAAGTGGGAAAGTCTTTCCAACAATCATTGGCAATAATGTCACAATAG GTCACAGTGCTGTGTTACAAGGATGCACGGTTGAGGATGAAGCTTTTGTTGGCATGGGGGCAACCCTATTAGATGGTGTCGTTGTTGGAAAGCATGGGATGGTAGCTGCAGGATCCCTTGTAAGACAGAATACTAGGATCCCTTGTGGAGAG GTATGGGGAGGGAACCCTGCCAAATTTCTGAGGAAGCTCACAGATGACGAGATCGCATTTATCACGGAATCAGCTTCCAACTATTCCAATCTGTCCAAGGTGCATGCTGCCGAGAATGCCAAGCCTCTTGAAAAGATTGAGTTTGAGAAGGTGTTGCGCAAGAAGTTTGCTCACCAGGATGAGGAGTATGATTCCTCCATCGGCATCACTCGAGGGTCCCCACCGGAGCTGACATCCCCAAATCCAGCCCAATAA